Proteins encoded within one genomic window of Empedobacter falsenii:
- a CDS encoding NADH:flavin oxidoreductase/NADH oxidase: MSKLFESININESISLKNRIIMSPMCQYSSEDGFPNDWHFQHYVSRAVGNVSAIIQEATAVVAEGRISYGDLGIWKDEHIEAYQKLTSEIKKYNCVPGIQLAHAGRKASTEKPWLGHNQIKSDEKNGWKTVSSSNLPFNESDEIPHQLTISEIKDVVKEWGKATDRAIKAGFEILEIHGAHGYLVHQFLSPLINNRTDEYGGSFENRIRFVLEIVEEMQKYITTQSLWIRLSASDWAENGWNLDETIELCKILKQNGVEVIDVSSGGGVSHQKIDVKKNYQVPFANEIKNQVEIITGAVGLIFEPKQAEEILQNNEADLIFLGRELLRDPYFALCAAKELEEDIKWLPQYERAKNNHYA; encoded by the coding sequence ATGAGCAAATTATTTGAATCAATCAATATAAATGAATCTATTTCATTAAAAAATAGAATTATTATGTCGCCAATGTGCCAATATTCTTCGGAAGATGGTTTTCCAAATGATTGGCATTTTCAGCATTATGTTTCGCGTGCTGTGGGCAATGTTTCGGCAATTATACAAGAAGCAACAGCAGTTGTTGCAGAAGGTCGAATTTCGTATGGTGATTTAGGAATTTGGAAAGATGAACATATCGAAGCGTATCAAAAATTAACTTCCGAAATCAAAAAATACAATTGCGTTCCTGGGATTCAGTTAGCGCATGCAGGAAGAAAAGCAAGTACAGAAAAACCTTGGTTGGGACACAATCAAATAAAATCTGACGAAAAAAATGGCTGGAAAACAGTTTCGAGTTCTAATTTACCTTTTAATGAATCGGATGAAATTCCACATCAATTAACAATTTCTGAAATTAAAGATGTTGTAAAAGAATGGGGAAAAGCAACGGATCGTGCTATAAAAGCTGGTTTTGAAATTTTAGAAATTCATGGTGCGCATGGTTATTTGGTTCATCAATTTCTTTCGCCTTTAATCAATAATAGAACAGATGAATATGGTGGAAGTTTCGAGAATAGAATTCGTTTTGTGTTGGAAATTGTTGAAGAAATGCAAAAATATATTACAACTCAATCACTTTGGATTCGTTTGTCAGCTTCGGATTGGGCAGAAAATGGTTGGAATTTAGATGAAACAATTGAATTGTGTAAAATATTAAAACAAAATGGAGTAGAAGTGATTGATGTTTCGTCTGGAGGTGGAGTGAGTCATCAAAAAATTGATGTCAAAAAAAATTATCAAGTCCCATTCGCAAATGAAATTAAAAATCAAGTTGAAATAATTACTGGAGCTGTTGGATTAATTTTTGAACCAAAACAAGCCGAAGAAATTCTTCAAAATAATGAAGCTGATTTAATATTTTTAGGAAGAGAATTATTACGTGATCCATATTTTGCATTGTGTGCTGCAAAAGAGTTAGAAGAAGATATTAAGTGGTTGCCACAATATGAAAGAGCAAAAAATAATCATTACGCATAA
- a CDS encoding phosphotransferase enzyme family protein, with protein MEKILKHYFENIDQVSINPISSGWINSTYEVGYEGKKYILQKINTHVFPQPEVISNNIDIISRHLKSKGYQNSVIEIVKDLQGNLLAKEDGEIWRMTSFIPNSICFEKVESAEQAYEAAKTISEFHSYLLDVNVDEIHPSIVGFLDYHKRVNDFKNALKNASIERLEETKEEVAYILDNLYQVEKYLEIDFPKRVVHADAKISNFLFNNDNHSQAIAVIDWDTIMPGNILCDFGDMIRTYANLKAEDDPNGENGFSADYYLAVKNGFQEHLKNVLTPVELDNMDFVAYIVIYIQAVRFLADYLENDIYYSISYPKQNLNRTINQINLLKALTKFHEENSVRKI; from the coding sequence ATGGAGAAAATATTAAAACATTATTTCGAAAATATAGATCAAGTTAGTATTAATCCAATCAGTTCTGGTTGGATTAATTCTACTTATGAAGTTGGGTACGAGGGAAAAAAATATATTTTACAAAAAATAAACACGCACGTTTTTCCTCAACCAGAAGTAATTTCTAACAATATTGACATCATTTCTCGTCATCTAAAATCAAAGGGGTATCAAAATTCGGTAATCGAAATTGTAAAAGATTTGCAAGGAAATTTATTAGCAAAAGAAGATGGAGAAATTTGGAGAATGACTTCTTTTATTCCAAATTCTATTTGTTTTGAGAAAGTGGAATCTGCGGAACAAGCGTATGAAGCGGCGAAAACAATTAGTGAATTTCATTCGTATTTGTTAGATGTTAATGTTGATGAAATTCATCCTTCGATTGTCGGGTTTTTAGATTATCATAAACGTGTAAATGATTTCAAAAATGCATTGAAAAATGCTTCAATAGAGCGTTTAGAAGAAACGAAAGAAGAAGTTGCTTATATTTTGGATAATCTATATCAAGTTGAAAAATACTTAGAAATAGATTTCCCAAAACGTGTCGTTCATGCTGATGCAAAAATTAGTAATTTCTTATTTAATAATGATAATCATTCGCAAGCAATTGCTGTGATAGACTGGGATACAATAATGCCAGGGAATATTTTGTGCGATTTTGGAGATATGATTCGTACATACGCAAATCTGAAAGCAGAAGACGATCCAAATGGAGAAAATGGTTTTTCGGCGGATTATTATTTGGCTGTCAAAAATGGTTTTCAAGAACACCTAAAAAATGTGTTAACGCCTGTCGAGCTTGATAATATGGATTTTGTTGCGTATATTGTGATTTATATTCAAGCGGTTAGATTTTTGGCAGATTATTTAGAAAACGATATTTATTATTCGATTTCTTATCCAAAACAAAATCTAAATCGTACGATTAATCAAATCAATTTATTAAAAGCATTAACAAAATTTCATGAAGAAAATTCGGTTCGAAAAATATAA
- a CDS encoding zinc ribbon domain-containing protein — MSETKNIKELSVEEKLRALYDLQLIDSRLDEIRNTRGELPLEVEDLSDDVAQLETRIQKIVDETKGLDEEIKLKKEAIKNAEALIKKYTKQQDNVRNNREFDALAKEVEYQGLEIELSEKRIREFTVKISQKNAQVEEFNTKLDSMKEHLSHKQAELDTIVKDTEKEESNLLKLSSEYSAKIEQRLLDAYSRIRNSVKNGLAVVPVQRGASAGSFFTIPPQRQMDIAQRKKIIADEHSGRILVDLELALEEQEKMEIVIKG; from the coding sequence ATGTCTGAAACAAAAAATATCAAAGAACTAAGCGTAGAAGAAAAACTTCGCGCATTATACGACTTGCAATTAATTGATTCACGTTTAGATGAAATCAGAAACACAAGAGGTGAATTACCTTTAGAAGTTGAAGATTTGAGCGACGATGTTGCACAATTAGAAACGAGAATCCAAAAAATAGTTGACGAAACTAAAGGTTTGGATGAAGAAATTAAATTGAAGAAAGAAGCAATCAAAAATGCTGAAGCTTTAATTAAAAAATACACGAAACAACAAGATAACGTACGTAACAATAGAGAATTTGATGCTTTAGCGAAAGAAGTTGAGTATCAAGGTTTGGAAATTGAGTTATCTGAAAAACGTATTCGTGAGTTTACAGTTAAAATTTCTCAAAAAAATGCACAAGTTGAAGAATTTAATACAAAATTAGATTCAATGAAAGAGCATTTATCTCACAAACAAGCTGAGTTGGATACAATTGTAAAAGATACAGAAAAAGAAGAAAGTAATTTATTAAAATTATCTTCTGAATATTCTGCTAAAATCGAACAAAGATTGTTAGACGCTTACAGCCGTATCAGAAATTCTGTGAAAAATGGTTTAGCTGTTGTTCCTGTACAACGTGGAGCTTCTGCGGGATCTTTCTTTACAATTCCACCACAAAGACAAATGGATATCGCTCAACGTAAAAAAATTATCGCTGACGAACATTCAGGACGTATCTTAGTTGATTTGGAATTGGCTTTAGAAGAGCAAGAAAAAATGGAAATCGTTATCAAAGGGTAA
- a CDS encoding GNAT family N-acetyltransferase: MKKIRFEKYKPTDFNNFFKLVQDDEVMKYISGKGLNEEQANHKFTSILEKGEVDENLGFFKVYDENDNLLGDCKLVYNKHIENSLEIGYLLKKEFWRKGFGSMICEHLLAESKEKFPDLQVMAVIDPDNVASRKLLEKFNFESYWKGIENDLPTEKLLLKEK; this comes from the coding sequence ATGAAGAAAATTCGGTTCGAAAAATATAAACCTACAGATTTTAATAACTTTTTTAAACTTGTTCAGGACGACGAAGTGATGAAATACATTTCTGGCAAAGGTTTGAATGAAGAGCAAGCAAATCATAAATTCACTTCAATTTTAGAAAAAGGAGAAGTTGATGAAAATTTAGGTTTTTTCAAAGTTTATGATGAAAATGATAATCTTTTAGGTGATTGTAAATTGGTTTACAACAAACACATCGAAAATTCACTTGAAATAGGTTATTTATTGAAAAAAGAATTTTGGAGAAAAGGTTTTGGATCAATGATTTGTGAACATTTATTAGCAGAATCAAAAGAAAAATTTCCAGATTTGCAAGTAATGGCTGTTATCGATCCTGATAATGTTGCTTCGAGAAAGTTGTTAGAAAAGTTTAATTTTGAATCGTATTGGAAAGGCATCGAAAATGATTTGCCTACAGAAAAATTGCTTTTAAAAGAGAAATGA
- a CDS encoding Nif3-like dinuclear metal center hexameric protein, which translates to MIRVKDVALAMEEIAPLAYAEDFDNVGLLVGDYNDEVTGILVTLDTTPEVVEEAIEKNCNLIVSFHPIIFSGLKKFNGKNYVEKAVMTAIKNGINIYATHTALDNSKVGVNFKISEQLALLNTKILIPKSQTIKQLITYVPTEHAEQLKSALYEVGAGKIGNYDSCGFAIEGKGNFRPIVGANPFIGEIGKLETVNETRIEVVVPEHLEGEVMNALFKNHPYEEVAYSVISLNNQNNYIGIGMIGELENEMEELDFFNYLKTQMNTPVIRHSKLLNKKIKKVAVLGGSGAFGIKNAISAGADVYITADLKYHDFFTAENKLVLADIGHFESEQFTKNLITSYLKEKFTNFVVFNSGINTNPVNYC; encoded by the coding sequence ATGATACGAGTAAAAGATGTCGCTTTGGCGATGGAAGAAATAGCGCCTTTGGCGTATGCAGAAGATTTTGACAATGTTGGATTGCTAGTTGGTGATTACAATGATGAGGTAACAGGAATCTTGGTAACGTTGGACACAACCCCAGAAGTTGTGGAAGAAGCGATTGAGAAAAATTGTAATTTGATTGTGAGTTTTCATCCAATTATTTTTTCTGGTTTAAAGAAATTTAACGGAAAAAATTATGTTGAAAAAGCAGTGATGACAGCAATCAAAAATGGAATTAATATTTATGCAACGCATACGGCTTTAGATAATTCGAAAGTTGGTGTTAATTTCAAAATTTCTGAACAATTAGCTTTATTGAATACTAAAATTCTTATTCCGAAATCGCAAACCATCAAACAATTGATTACTTATGTTCCAACAGAACATGCTGAGCAATTGAAATCTGCGTTGTATGAAGTTGGTGCAGGGAAAATTGGGAATTATGATTCGTGCGGTTTTGCGATAGAAGGTAAAGGAAATTTTCGACCAATTGTTGGTGCGAATCCTTTTATTGGTGAGATTGGGAAATTGGAAACAGTAAACGAAACGCGAATAGAAGTTGTAGTTCCAGAACATTTGGAAGGTGAAGTGATGAATGCTTTGTTCAAAAATCATCCGTACGAAGAGGTTGCGTATTCTGTTATTTCGTTGAATAATCAAAACAATTATATTGGAATTGGAATGATTGGAGAGTTGGAAAATGAAATGGAGGAACTCGATTTTTTCAATTATCTGAAAACTCAAATGAATACACCCGTTATTCGTCATTCCAAATTATTAAACAAAAAAATAAAGAAGGTTGCTGTACTTGGAGGTTCTGGCGCATTTGGAATAAAAAATGCAATTTCGGCTGGAGCGGACGTTTATATCACGGCTGATTTGAAATATCACGATTTTTTTACAGCTGAAAATAAGCTTGTTTTGGCAGATATTGGACATTTTGAATCGGAACAGTTTACAAAAAACTTAATAACTTCGTATCTTAAAGAAAAATTTACTAATTTTGTGGTCTTTAATTCTGGAATTAATACCAATCCTGTTAATTATTGTTAA
- a CDS encoding NAD(P)/FAD-dependent oxidoreductase, which translates to MEKKKIVILGAGFAGLKLARKLNNNPHFSVTLIDRYNYHQFQPLFYQVATAGINASDISFPIRKVFQGSKNVSVRLAEVTAIKKEANIVETTIGDFSYDYLVIAMGCTTNFFGNKQIEELSFPMKSTNEALTLKNRLLTNFESAYSAESEEELEEILNIVVVGGGPTGVELSGAIAHMKKHILPKDYPDLDFSKLNIYLIEGSPNLLGPMSDLAHKKSHEYLTNMGVHIWTEGRVTDYDGKTISLADGRTIKTKNLIWSAGVTGNIPEGAVSQEELQRGNRFKVDRTSKIIGTDNIYAIGDISCMETPKYPHGHPQLARVAGDQAMNLAKNFNKIGQGLSEDKLALFEYQDPGSMATIGKHKAVVDLPKFSFSGRLAWFTWMFLHLMLILTVRNKLAIFFNWAQNYFTNDSSLRIIVRPTKKDFRFNLKGYRRFPKNRDKEIEA; encoded by the coding sequence TTGGAAAAGAAAAAGATTGTCATTTTAGGTGCTGGATTTGCCGGACTTAAATTAGCCCGTAAATTAAATAATAACCCACACTTTTCTGTTACACTTATTGACCGTTATAACTATCATCAATTTCAACCTCTTTTTTATCAGGTTGCTACAGCAGGAATTAACGCTAGTGATATTTCATTTCCAATACGAAAAGTATTTCAAGGAAGTAAAAATGTCAGCGTACGATTAGCTGAAGTAACAGCAATAAAAAAAGAAGCTAATATTGTTGAAACCACAATCGGAGATTTTTCTTACGATTATTTGGTTATTGCCATGGGATGTACCACAAATTTCTTTGGTAATAAACAAATTGAGGAATTATCATTCCCAATGAAATCCACAAACGAAGCTTTAACGCTAAAAAACAGATTGTTAACAAATTTTGAAAGTGCTTATTCTGCTGAGTCAGAAGAAGAATTAGAAGAAATTTTAAACATTGTTGTTGTTGGTGGAGGACCAACTGGAGTAGAACTTTCTGGTGCAATTGCACACATGAAAAAACACATTCTACCAAAAGATTATCCAGATTTAGATTTCTCTAAATTGAATATTTATTTGATTGAAGGAAGTCCTAATTTATTAGGACCTATGTCTGATTTAGCTCATAAAAAGTCTCACGAATATTTGACAAATATGGGAGTGCATATTTGGACAGAAGGACGAGTTACAGATTATGATGGAAAAACTATTTCCTTAGCTGACGGACGCACAATCAAAACAAAAAATTTAATTTGGTCTGCTGGTGTTACAGGAAACATTCCTGAAGGAGCTGTTTCTCAGGAAGAGTTACAAAGAGGTAACCGTTTTAAGGTAGATCGTACAAGTAAAATTATTGGAACTGATAACATATATGCTATTGGTGATATTTCTTGTATGGAAACACCTAAATACCCTCATGGACATCCTCAATTAGCACGCGTTGCTGGGGATCAAGCTATGAATTTAGCCAAAAATTTCAATAAAATTGGACAAGGTTTATCGGAAGATAAATTAGCTTTATTTGAATATCAAGATCCAGGCTCTATGGCTACAATAGGAAAACATAAAGCTGTTGTTGACTTACCTAAATTCTCTTTCTCTGGGCGTTTAGCATGGTTTACATGGATGTTCTTACACTTAATGTTAATCTTGACCGTTCGCAACAAACTGGCAATTTTCTTCAATTGGGCTCAAAATTATTTTACAAATGATTCATCATTACGTATTATTGTTCGTCCAACGAAAAAAGATTTTAGATTTAATTTGAAAGGTTATCGCCGTTTTCCAAAAAATCGTGATAAAGAAATAGAAGCTTAA